The genomic region ATCGTCGTCTTTCTCAGCGTTCTCTATCCGGCATTCAAGGCCAGCCGATTCAGGGCCGTGGAGGCAATCAACTATGTCTGAACTCGTACATGGAAACGGATCGACGAGCGGGACGGGATTGAATACCGAGCTTGTCCGCGCAAGCAAGATCGTCAAGATCTACGAAGACAAGGACACCGTTCCGGTACGTGCCCTCGACGGCGTCGACCTGACGATCAAGAAGGGCGAGTTCATGGCCATCGCCGGACCCTCGGGATCCGGGAAGACGACGCTGTTGAATATCGTGGGCGGCCTCGACAAGCCGACCAGCGGACAGGTAATTGTCGATGGTCAGGATCTGTCGGTGTTGAGCAGGACGCAGCTTGCCGAGTTTCGACTTCAGCATCTGGGCTTCGTATTTCAGGCATACAATCTGATTCCCGTCTTGAGTGCAGAGGAGAATGCGGAGTTCAGTTTGCTCCTGCAGGGCGTCCCGGCGGCGGAGCGACGCAAGCGTGTCCGCGAGGAGTTCGCGGATCTCGGGATCGGTGATGAGCTGATGCGCCGGCGGCCGAGCGAACTGAGCGGCGGCCAGCAGCAGCGGGTCGCGGTCGCCCGGGCGTTGCTCTCGCGGCCGCGGCTTATTCTCGCAGACGAACCGACGGCGAACCTGGACTCCAAGACCGGGGCTCGATTGCTCGACAAGATGCGCGACCTGAACGCGCGCACCGGCATCACTTTCCTTTTCTCCACCCACGATCCACTGGTGATGGAGAGGGCCCGCCGGCTGGTCAGGCTGCGAGACGGACAGATTGTCGACGATGAAAGACGGAGCTGATATCGCCCGGTGGAGAAGCACAGTGCTCCGACTGTTGAGCGCATGCGCGTGTCTCGCCGTCGTTCACCAGTCCGCAACGGGCCAGGTGTCGATCGAGTCGCGCGGCTACCTCAAGAATCTGGCTATCGGCACGTCATCTGTGTTGTCGGGTGAGTCGCAGTTTCTGGACATCACGCGGTTCCGATGGCAGCAGATGCTCGACGTCGGGTCGAACCTGCATGCCGAGGTCTGGCTGGACACGGAGATGCTGGCCGGTAATTTTCTGGAGTCGGAGGAGTACACCATCTCCCGTCTCACTGAACGGCGCACGTGGCTGGACCTGGACTGGCGTGTCGCATCGGGCTCCCGGTTCACGCTGGACCAGCGCCTGTTCCGAGCCTTTGCAACGTATTACGCCGGGAAGGCGCAAATCACGGTGGGCCGGCAGCGGATTGCCTGGGGTACGGGCTTCGCGTGGAACCCGACGGATCTCTTCAACCCGTTCAACCCCGCCGCCATTGAACTCGACGAGAAGTCGGGCATTGACGCCGTTCATCTCTCTCTGGCAACAGGAGATTTCTCGCATCTCGAGGCCGGCTACGCACCCGCCTCGGATCCGGCCGCGTCCAGTGCTGCCGCCAGACTCGTGTCGCACAAAGGCGAGTACGACTTCTCCGTCATGGGCGGGTACTTCCGCGACGACTGGGTAGTCGGCGGTGATTTCGCGGGTTATGTCGGCGACGCGGGCCTCAAGGGAGAGGCCGCACTGACGTTTCCACAGGACGGAAAGGCGTATGTCCGACTGACCGTGACGGTGGATCGAAGCTTTAGAGGCGACTATTACGCCTTCGTAGAATACTACCTCAATGGACAGGGGACGACCGACAAGAACAAGTACGACTTCAGGCAGTTGCTGACCGGCAGCGTATTCAACGTCGCACGTGACTACGCGGCCGTATCGGTGTCGAAGGCCGTAACGCCGCTGTTCGCGGCCAGCGTCTATGCGTTGGTCAACATCGATGACCAGAGCGCTCTGATCGGGCCGTCCATGACGTACTCGCTACGTGAGAACATGGAGCTGGGCGGGGCGGTGTATCTGTTTGCCGGCAAGGGCGACACGGAGTTCGGCCAGCAGAAGAATGCGTACTTCGGATACCTGCAGTTCTACTTTTGAGATCCGTCGCCCGACGCGTCGGGATCCACATCACACCGACACCCATGAATGACATCGCGCTCTCCTCGACACTCACATGTCCTTCGTGTGGTCACCAGTCGACGGAAACCATGCCGGAGAACGCCTGCGTTCACTTCTGGGAGTGTCCGGCCTGCGCGGTTATTCTGAAGCCGCTCGACGGGGATTGCTGCGTCTTCTGCTCGTATGGCGATGTGGGTTGTCCGCCGGTCCAGCGGTCGTCGTGATTCTCAGACGAAGAGAGGCAGCACGAAAGGTTGACTTCAGCGCCGCCAATCTAGTCGTCGGCAGCTCCCGCTTCGATCCAGTCCCGTATCGCCTGTATCTGGGCGGCCGACAGAGGGTCACGACCGCGCGGCATCTGAAGGCCGACGATTCCCGGTGTGCCTTCTATCTTCCGGACCAGATAGCTATCGTCCGGATTGCCGGCTTCCACACGAAGGAGCGACGGCACCTCGCCGCTCGCCACGCCCACCAGATTCGAGTACGAGTTTCCGGTGCTGAGATCCAGCTGTGCCGCGGCACCGCCGCCAAGATGACATCCAGAGACGGCGCAGCTCACGTTGAATGTGCTCTGCTGAATGCTTGTGAGGGTGGGCGCGGTCGGTTCAATCTCAAGCGGTCCCGCGTGCTCGCACCCGACGGCGATCAGAGCAAGGCCAATCAGAGTGAAGGCGAACGACGAAGAGCGAAATAGATGATCCATGATGGCGTCAGAATTTGATAACTCGGAAGATGTTGAAGCCGAGGCGCATGTCACCGTCGCGAATATCCAGGTCGCCTCCGCGGAGATACTGATCTCCCGTCAATCCGACCGAATTGCTGACGACGATCTGGAACACGTGACCGCCCGTAGCGATCTGCAAGCCGGCTCCCCAGGAATCAAAACGGATGTCGTTTCCAAAGGTCGTGGTGCGCGTGTAGCCGCTGACGATTGGCGCCCACTCTGCCACCAGCGAGAGATTCTGGTGGAAGTTCCACTGCGTCGCGAGCCCCACGGTGATCAGCGCATCCTCACCTTCGACCGACTCGACCGGATTCAACACGACTCCCGGAATGATTCCGAGCCCGAGCCCGTCCGTGATTTCCATGGTCGCCGGCACTTGCAGGGTGAG from Rhodothermales bacterium harbors:
- a CDS encoding ABC transporter ATP-binding protein; amino-acid sequence: MSELVHGNGSTSGTGLNTELVRASKIVKIYEDKDTVPVRALDGVDLTIKKGEFMAIAGPSGSGKTTLLNIVGGLDKPTSGQVIVDGQDLSVLSRTQLAEFRLQHLGFVFQAYNLIPVLSAEENAEFSLLLQGVPAAERRKRVREEFADLGIGDELMRRRPSELSGGQQQRVAVARALLSRPRLILADEPTANLDSKTGARLLDKMRDLNARTGITFLFSTHDPLVMERARRLVRLRDGQIVDDERRS